One Luteolibacter arcticus DNA segment encodes these proteins:
- a CDS encoding choice-of-anchor tandem repeat GloVer-containing protein, producing the protein MNSPSNRRKRTAAAACFLFLLLPAHAGLEVLHSFQKPGVQPVGELLPLAGGESYGTCSSGGAEGAGSVFRVTPGGAVETVASFGGSNGSAPTSGLVQGPDQALYGTTSAGGAGGFGTVFKVTTTGVLTKLTDFTGAGGVARGSVPGPLVLHTDGFFYGTTAAGGTGGFGTVFKVSPAGAITTLAEFTGMAGAAKGSEPGGSLVVSGDTIYGVCRTGGTSNLGTVYRLSSGTVTTLVEFTGNTGARPGARPAGGLVLIGGGLLFGTTEFGGAEGFGTAFSLTTGASPVFTPLRSFSDLEGSQPVGEMVTVDASTLLGTVAAGGASGWGGIFKLTTGGAFTMLASFTGESGITPGAVPRAGIAAGDDGYYHGCTSAGGAGNLGTVFKVSAAGNFTPVASLSPANGWMPSGAPVPDGAGGWLFPLAAGGSGGGGTLAKWAGGSLTVAATLGGAAGSAPDGQLMTKNGVFYGLASQGAASGRGSAFRYDPASGISLVNSFTSTGGSLADGGLINGSDGALYGASREGGTSARGTLFKVTTAGVRTRIVSFTGNAGAFAGSGPRGPLVLAGNQSYYGVTSRGGTADCGVLFKLSSLGAYTVLAHFAANGPRLPSAGLVAATDGMIYGTCRSGGTEDAGAIIRLNPANDSWTAVASFDGTTLAGPDSDLHAAADGYLVGLASGPGNGGVFRYTTAGGLSRLAAFNGISATADDGAGLIFTGGVTTAADGTIYGTAAGGGSSGGGVFFRIVPDSPLAAWKAQHLGNPAAADDGDPDGDGLANLVEYALLTIPTTPDPAPTPVLHGGKLDLMIPRDPSRNDIAFVVEASGDLVNWSAIASSEHGSAFAGPGYVSGETGGPGVKSILVRDLALPSETARFLRVKVTH; encoded by the coding sequence ATGAATTCCCCCTCGAACCGCCGGAAACGGACGGCCGCTGCGGCGTGCTTTCTTTTCCTGTTATTACCGGCTCATGCCGGTCTCGAGGTGCTGCACTCGTTCCAGAAACCGGGCGTCCAGCCGGTGGGCGAGCTGCTGCCGCTGGCGGGTGGGGAGAGCTACGGCACTTGTAGTAGCGGCGGCGCGGAGGGAGCAGGCTCTGTCTTCCGCGTGACCCCGGGCGGTGCGGTGGAAACGGTGGCCTCCTTTGGCGGCTCCAATGGCAGTGCGCCCACATCGGGCCTGGTGCAGGGGCCGGACCAAGCCCTCTATGGCACCACTTCGGCCGGCGGGGCGGGGGGCTTCGGGACGGTTTTCAAGGTCACGACCACAGGAGTTCTGACCAAGCTGACCGACTTTACCGGTGCCGGAGGTGTGGCACGGGGCTCGGTGCCGGGGCCGCTGGTCCTCCACACGGACGGCTTTTTCTACGGCACGACTGCGGCTGGCGGCACGGGAGGCTTCGGGACTGTTTTCAAGGTGAGCCCGGCGGGCGCGATCACGACCTTGGCGGAGTTCACTGGCATGGCTGGAGCGGCCAAGGGGAGCGAGCCCGGTGGATCGCTGGTCGTTTCCGGGGACACCATCTACGGGGTTTGTCGTACTGGCGGCACCTCCAACCTGGGCACCGTGTATCGCCTCAGCAGCGGCACGGTGACGACGCTGGTCGAATTCACCGGCAACACGGGCGCTCGACCCGGAGCCCGGCCGGCGGGCGGTCTGGTATTGATCGGCGGCGGGCTACTTTTCGGCACCACGGAATTCGGCGGCGCGGAGGGTTTCGGGACCGCCTTCAGTCTGACGACCGGGGCGAGTCCTGTTTTCACGCCCCTCCGTAGCTTCTCCGATTTGGAGGGCTCGCAGCCGGTCGGTGAAATGGTGACGGTGGATGCCTCCACACTGCTGGGCACGGTGGCGGCAGGTGGGGCCTCGGGATGGGGCGGGATCTTCAAGCTCACCACCGGCGGGGCTTTCACCATGCTCGCTTCCTTCACCGGGGAAAGTGGCATCACCCCGGGTGCGGTACCAAGGGCGGGCATCGCGGCGGGCGACGACGGGTATTATCATGGCTGTACCTCGGCCGGAGGAGCGGGAAATCTTGGTACGGTCTTCAAGGTTTCTGCGGCCGGGAACTTTACCCCGGTCGCCAGCCTTTCGCCTGCCAACGGCTGGATGCCGTCCGGCGCACCGGTGCCGGATGGCGCGGGCGGCTGGCTTTTTCCGCTCGCCGCGGGGGGAAGTGGTGGCGGCGGCACCTTGGCAAAGTGGGCGGGAGGTTCGCTCACGGTGGCAGCCACGCTTGGCGGCGCGGCCGGCTCCGCTCCGGACGGACAGTTGATGACTAAAAACGGTGTCTTCTATGGTCTGGCCAGCCAGGGAGCGGCATCGGGGCGCGGATCGGCGTTTCGCTACGACCCTGCCTCTGGCATATCTCTCGTCAACTCCTTCACCTCGACCGGCGGATCGCTCGCCGATGGAGGGCTCATCAACGGCTCGGATGGCGCGCTCTACGGAGCCAGCCGTGAAGGTGGGACCAGCGCACGGGGCACGCTCTTCAAGGTGACCACCGCCGGCGTGCGGACGCGCATCGTCTCCTTTACCGGCAATGCCGGAGCCTTCGCCGGCAGCGGGCCACGGGGGCCGCTGGTATTGGCCGGGAACCAGAGCTACTACGGTGTCACCAGTCGCGGCGGCACGGCAGACTGCGGGGTTCTTTTCAAACTGTCATCTCTGGGGGCCTACACCGTGCTCGCGCACTTCGCTGCGAACGGACCACGGCTGCCCTCCGCCGGGCTGGTCGCGGCTACCGACGGAATGATCTACGGCACCTGCCGCAGCGGCGGCACGGAAGATGCCGGTGCCATAATCCGGCTCAACCCGGCCAATGACTCGTGGACGGCCGTCGCATCCTTCGATGGCACCACGCTTGCGGGTCCAGACAGCGATCTCCACGCCGCGGCAGACGGATATCTGGTCGGTCTGGCGAGCGGGCCCGGAAACGGCGGGGTCTTCCGCTACACCACGGCGGGCGGACTCTCAAGGCTCGCTGCCTTCAATGGCATCAGCGCCACGGCCGATGATGGAGCGGGTCTCATCTTCACCGGTGGCGTGACCACGGCGGCCGATGGCACCATCTATGGTACTGCGGCAGGAGGAGGCTCCTCGGGAGGCGGAGTCTTCTTCCGCATCGTGCCGGACTCCCCGCTTGCCGCGTGGAAGGCCCAGCACCTCGGCAATCCGGCCGCTGCCGATGACGGGGACCCGGACGGCGACGGGCTCGCGAATTTGGTCGAGTACGCGCTGCTCACGATTCCCACCACACCTGATCCCGCTCCTACCCCGGTGCTCCATGGTGGAAAGCTGGACCTGATGATCCCGCGGGATCCGTCGAGGAATGACATCGCTTTCGTCGTGGAAGCTTCCGGAGACCTGGTCAATTGGTCTGCCATTGCCTCAAGCGAGCATGGCTCCGCATTCGCCGGACCGGGATACGTTTCGGGCGAAACTGGAGGCCCAGGCGTGAAATCGATCCTGGTGCGTGACCTCGCGCTTCCTTCCGAAACCGCCCGCTTCCTGCGCGTGAAAGTGACCCACTGA
- a CDS encoding HAMP domain-containing sensor histidine kinase, producing the protein MKRWSLKVKVGVYAALLAVVALAVGAAVLMPVLYYHQVAQLDESLKNDADELLRDLQNFRGAPVDPRRPLSAKFIPLSLRGRYLIIEGPEHQFLYQSPNLRGMYMPGHDGKMRTIELFGRNCRVGSWQEGPYHVHIGTRLGTIEGFQRDLRRGILMSLPVVGLVVFLGGHLLGRRAVAPVAKLGEAAERISAAAPDERLPMPPANDEIARLTEVLNRTFDRLQTSYQAATRFSADASHQLKTPVTVLRAGLDELSRNGGLSVAQAAEVDVLRQQTRRLTALIEDLLLLAQVDAGRLVLEAEEIDLAPLIAAASDDLQTLVADRDITLEESVPDTLPAKADGRRVSLVLQNLVENAAKYTPSGGKVRLSARRDTGWVAVSMANTCPPIPEEAREEIFERFRRGPAVGENVRGYGLGLNIARELVRAHGGDLELKRSDADWTEFEFRVPDGS; encoded by the coding sequence ATGAAGCGCTGGTCCCTGAAGGTGAAAGTCGGCGTGTATGCGGCGCTGCTCGCCGTGGTGGCGCTGGCGGTTGGCGCGGCGGTGCTAATGCCGGTGCTCTATTATCATCAGGTCGCGCAACTGGATGAGTCGCTCAAAAACGATGCCGACGAGTTGCTGCGGGACTTGCAGAATTTCCGAGGTGCACCGGTGGATCCGCGACGGCCGCTGAGCGCGAAGTTCATCCCCCTGTCGCTGCGCGGCCGCTACCTCATCATCGAGGGGCCCGAGCACCAGTTCCTCTATCAGTCGCCCAACCTGCGGGGAATGTACATGCCGGGCCACGACGGGAAGATGCGGACCATCGAGCTATTCGGTCGGAACTGCCGCGTGGGGTCATGGCAGGAGGGACCCTATCACGTCCATATCGGCACACGGCTCGGCACCATCGAGGGCTTCCAGCGTGACCTGCGGCGCGGAATCCTGATGTCGCTGCCGGTCGTAGGGCTAGTGGTGTTTCTCGGCGGGCATTTGTTAGGCAGGCGTGCCGTGGCCCCGGTGGCGAAGCTTGGTGAAGCTGCCGAGCGGATCAGCGCGGCGGCACCGGACGAACGTTTGCCAATGCCCCCTGCGAATGACGAGATTGCGCGGCTGACGGAAGTGCTGAACCGGACCTTCGACCGACTGCAAACGTCTTATCAAGCGGCGACGCGTTTTTCTGCCGATGCCTCGCATCAGCTCAAAACGCCGGTGACGGTGTTGCGCGCAGGACTCGATGAACTCTCCCGCAACGGCGGACTGTCCGTCGCCCAGGCCGCCGAGGTAGACGTGCTACGCCAACAGACGCGACGATTGACGGCCTTAATCGAAGACTTGCTCTTGCTCGCCCAAGTCGATGCCGGCCGTTTGGTGCTGGAGGCCGAGGAAATCGATTTGGCTCCCCTGATCGCGGCGGCAAGCGATGACCTGCAAACGTTAGTCGCCGACCGCGATATCACGCTGGAGGAAAGCGTGCCGGACACCTTACCCGCAAAAGCCGACGGCCGGCGCGTGTCACTGGTCCTGCAAAATCTGGTGGAGAATGCGGCGAAGTACACTCCTTCCGGAGGCAAGGTGCGCTTGAGCGCGCGGAGAGACACTGGCTGGGTGGCGGTCAGCATGGCAAACACGTGCCCACCGATCCCGGAGGAGGCGCGGGAAGAGATCTTCGAACGATTCCGCCGCGGACCTGCTGTTGGCGAGAATGTGAGGGGCTATGGGTTGGGACTGAACATTGCGCGCGAGTTGGTGCGCGCCCATGGAGGGGATCTGGAACTGAAGCGCTCAGACGCCGACTGGACGGAGTTCGAGTTCCGGGTGCCGGATGGATCTTGA
- a CDS encoding response regulator transcription factor has translation MDILLVEDEPQITSQVSRALVRAGHAVDTVGDGTAAMEQVTAKRFDLMLLDVNLPGFDGFEVLRRVRLAGLPIRVLMLTARSEIGDRVAGLKAGADDYLTKPFALEELLARVEVLGRRGTVGAEVPDAVLHVGSICMDAGKRRVTRGEEKIELSPREFEVLMVFMREPGRTFTRDEICERIWAREHEYDTRTVEIFIMRLRKKLDRPGTESVIGTVRGVGYVMQSPR, from the coding sequence ATGGACATCCTGCTAGTCGAAGACGAACCGCAGATTACCAGCCAAGTCAGCCGCGCCCTGGTGCGGGCGGGTCATGCGGTGGACACCGTGGGCGATGGGACCGCCGCGATGGAGCAGGTGACGGCCAAGCGCTTCGACTTGATGCTGCTGGATGTGAACTTGCCGGGATTCGATGGCTTCGAGGTATTGAGGCGAGTCAGGCTGGCAGGCTTGCCCATCCGGGTGCTGATGCTCACCGCGCGGTCAGAGATTGGCGACCGCGTGGCGGGCTTGAAAGCGGGGGCGGACGATTATCTGACGAAACCCTTTGCCCTCGAAGAGCTGCTGGCCCGGGTGGAAGTCCTGGGCCGCCGCGGCACTGTCGGGGCCGAGGTTCCTGACGCCGTGTTGCATGTGGGGTCCATTTGCATGGATGCTGGCAAGCGACGGGTGACGCGCGGGGAGGAAAAGATCGAGCTGTCGCCCCGGGAGTTCGAGGTGCTGATGGTTTTCATGCGGGAGCCCGGTCGAACGTTCACACGGGACGAGATCTGCGAGCGCATCTGGGCGCGTGAGCATGAATATGACACCCGCACGGTGGAGATCTTCATCATGCGCTTGCGGAAGAAGCTGGATCGCCCGGGTACCGAGTCGGTGATTGGCACCGTGCGGGGGGTCGGCTATGTGATGCAGTCTCCAAGATGA
- a CDS encoding PAS domain-containing hybrid sensor histidine kinase/response regulator has product MPPDHSQSDSAADLKAGHIAVLRESANDWETAAWISDSSGNRIWLNQAWSDLSGRDPSQEIQDGWTAGLDPRDKASCQQRFRQSFETGVSFVIEHLLFDAHGNCKRISNHVVPLVSGEGPALYFGTSVVLGPKEEERSPSRGDPDFEREMIESAIEFAIFTISHERKVVSWSAGAERIFGYEEHEILGCAFDVLFTPEDRAAGIPGQELIVAAREGRSSDERWHLRKDGSRFYASGAVSPVRGSTPQKFVKIARDLTSRKLIEDALGEADRRKNEFIATLAHELRNPLAPIRTGIELLSRQETPDAVRERVLGIMESQMNTMVHLVDDLLEISRITQGKIQLKHDRVNLGDVIHSAVAACLNAPDHNDREIPVDAPEESVWVNGDAVRLEQCVVNLLLNALKFTPRDGRIEVTLHTDEDSAEIIVADSGVGLQPEELEAVFDMFTQGAGSRGGLGIGLAVVKSLAEMHGGSVSAASPGPGLGSKFSMKIPRAANTPPAEAPPGGQIQYPLSVSGTILVVDDNVDAAELLKTMLEAHGMIVRTAADGISAVSAAFELRPRFCICDIGLPGIDGYEVARRVSEQCPDTVFIAVSGWGGEEDRARSREAGFAHHLVKPVKLSELWPLLAHEEPGGLP; this is encoded by the coding sequence ATGCCCCCCGATCACTCCCAGTCCGACAGCGCGGCGGATCTCAAGGCAGGGCACATTGCCGTGCTCCGGGAGTCGGCCAACGATTGGGAGACTGCCGCGTGGATATCCGACAGTTCGGGGAACAGGATCTGGCTTAACCAGGCTTGGTCGGACCTCTCCGGCCGTGATCCTTCCCAGGAAATTCAGGATGGCTGGACAGCCGGATTGGATCCCCGTGACAAGGCAAGCTGCCAACAGCGCTTCCGGCAATCGTTTGAGACCGGGGTATCCTTCGTGATCGAGCACCTTCTTTTCGATGCCCATGGGAACTGCAAAAGGATCTCCAATCACGTGGTGCCGCTGGTCTCGGGGGAAGGTCCGGCATTGTATTTCGGAACCTCTGTCGTTCTTGGTCCCAAGGAGGAGGAACGGAGCCCGTCGCGAGGCGATCCGGACTTCGAGCGGGAGATGATCGAAAGCGCGATTGAATTTGCCATTTTCACCATTTCCCACGAGCGCAAGGTGGTCTCCTGGTCGGCAGGTGCCGAAAGGATCTTCGGGTACGAAGAGCACGAGATCCTGGGGTGTGCCTTTGACGTCCTTTTCACGCCGGAGGACCGCGCTGCCGGCATTCCCGGGCAAGAGTTGATCGTGGCTGCCCGTGAGGGGCGATCCTCTGACGAAAGATGGCATTTGAGAAAGGATGGCAGTCGTTTTTATGCCAGCGGCGCCGTGTCGCCGGTAAGAGGGAGCACCCCGCAGAAATTCGTCAAGATCGCCAGGGATCTCACCTCGCGAAAGCTGATCGAAGATGCATTGGGGGAGGCAGACCGCCGGAAGAATGAATTCATCGCCACGCTCGCTCATGAGCTTCGCAACCCGTTGGCGCCGATTCGGACAGGGATCGAACTGCTTTCGCGGCAGGAAACTCCGGATGCAGTCCGGGAGAGGGTGCTCGGAATCATGGAGAGCCAGATGAACACCATGGTGCATCTGGTGGACGACCTGTTGGAAATCTCAAGGATCACGCAGGGGAAGATCCAACTAAAGCATGACCGTGTGAATCTGGGAGACGTGATTCACTCCGCAGTGGCGGCATGCCTGAACGCGCCTGATCACAATGACCGGGAAATCCCCGTCGATGCTCCTGAAGAATCCGTGTGGGTCAACGGAGATGCAGTTCGTCTGGAGCAATGCGTCGTCAACCTCCTCTTGAATGCGCTCAAGTTCACTCCCCGCGATGGACGGATCGAGGTCACTCTTCACACCGACGAGGATTCCGCAGAGATCATCGTGGCAGATAGCGGCGTGGGCCTTCAACCCGAAGAGCTTGAGGCGGTTTTCGACATGTTTACCCAAGGAGCCGGTTCACGCGGGGGCTTGGGAATCGGACTGGCGGTGGTGAAATCTTTGGCAGAAATGCATGGCGGAAGCGTCAGCGCTGCAAGCCCCGGCCCCGGGCTGGGCAGCAAATTTTCAATGAAGATTCCGAGGGCGGCGAACACCCCGCCAGCGGAAGCTCCACCCGGGGGGCAGATTCAATATCCGCTATCAGTCTCCGGGACCATTCTCGTAGTGGATGACAATGTGGATGCGGCGGAGTTGCTGAAGACCATGCTGGAGGCGCACGGCATGATCGTGAGAACCGCCGCCGACGGCATTTCAGCAGTTTCCGCGGCATTCGAACTTCGCCCCCGGTTTTGTATCTGCGATATCGGCCTGCCTGGGATAGACGGCTACGAAGTCGCTCGAAGGGTCTCTGAGCAGTGTCCCGACACCGTGTTTATTGCCGTCTCGGGTTGGGGCGGGGAGGAAGACCGGGCGCGGTCCCGGGAGGCGGGGTTCGCGCATCATTTGGTAAAACCCGTCAAGCTGAGCGAGCTCTGGCCACTGCTTGCCCATGAGGAGCCGGGGGGGCTGCCTTAA
- a CDS encoding aldehyde dehydrogenase family protein: MAPADLLQQQKSHYATGATRSFEARRDALRGLLQGLDRYEGELIAALHADLGKGAVEAYTSELFVVIGEARHAMANLSRWMKPVRHRVPFLAWPGRARVDREPCGAVLIIGPWNYPLQLLLTPLVGVLAAGGTAVLKPSEHSPRVAAVIARLIAESFHLGHVAVVSGDAAVSESLLREPFDHIFFTGSAPTGRKVMAAAAANLTPVTLELGGKCPVLVFPGKDGRLGESLEVIARRIAWGKYLNAGQTCVAPDHVLVASEHHGPLVAALGKAFRSFGLEDHARIVNRPHYERVKAFLRDGRAFHGGGYDDDALRIDPTVLIDVPADAPVLQEEIFGPILPVIPCEGPDEALTRLRSQPAPLALYAFTKNRELMDRIVRETTSGGVCFNDTVVHITGQSMPFGGVGESGMGRYRGKASFDTFTRERIVMHRPLWIDLPFRYPPPRVTVDRLKALMRFSGK, encoded by the coding sequence ATGGCACCTGCCGACCTCCTCCAGCAGCAGAAATCCCACTATGCCACCGGCGCCACCCGCAGCTTCGAGGCCCGGCGGGATGCCCTGCGCGGGCTGCTCCAAGGGCTGGATCGGTATGAGGGGGAGTTGATCGCGGCGCTGCATGCGGATCTGGGAAAGGGGGCGGTGGAGGCCTACACCTCGGAACTCTTCGTGGTGATAGGGGAGGCGAGGCACGCCATGGCAAACCTGAGCCGATGGATGAAGCCGGTGCGACACCGCGTGCCTTTCCTCGCTTGGCCCGGCCGCGCCAGGGTCGATCGGGAACCTTGCGGGGCGGTGCTGATCATCGGGCCATGGAATTATCCGCTGCAGTTGCTGCTCACGCCGCTGGTCGGGGTGCTGGCAGCGGGTGGCACGGCGGTGCTGAAGCCCTCCGAACATTCACCCCGGGTGGCTGCCGTGATCGCCCGGCTCATCGCGGAATCTTTCCACCTCGGGCATGTGGCAGTGGTGAGTGGAGATGCCGCCGTGAGCGAGAGCCTGCTGCGGGAACCCTTCGACCACATCTTCTTCACCGGCAGCGCACCCACGGGACGCAAGGTCATGGCCGCCGCCGCCGCCAATCTAACACCCGTCACCCTGGAGCTGGGTGGGAAGTGCCCGGTGCTGGTCTTTCCGGGCAAGGACGGGCGACTTGGAGAGTCGCTGGAAGTCATCGCCCGCCGCATCGCGTGGGGAAAGTATCTCAATGCCGGCCAGACCTGCGTGGCACCGGATCATGTGCTGGTGGCGAGCGAACACCACGGCCCGCTGGTAGCTGCGCTTGGCAAGGCCTTCCGCAGCTTCGGCCTGGAAGATCATGCAAGGATCGTGAACCGCCCTCATTATGAGCGAGTGAAGGCCTTCCTGCGGGACGGAAGGGCGTTCCACGGGGGTGGCTACGACGACGACGCGCTTCGCATCGATCCGACGGTGCTCATCGATGTCCCCGCGGACGCTCCGGTGCTGCAGGAGGAAATCTTCGGACCCATCTTGCCGGTGATTCCATGCGAGGGTCCTGACGAAGCTCTCACCCGGCTCCGCTCCCAGCCTGCGCCACTTGCCCTCTATGCCTTCACCAAAAACCGGGAACTCATGGACCGCATCGTCCGGGAAACTACCTCCGGCGGCGTGTGCTTCAATGACACCGTGGTTCATATCACCGGCCAAAGCATGCCCTTCGGTGGTGTCGGTGAGAGCGGCATGGGACGGTATCGGGGCAAGGCAAGTTTCGATACTTTCACTCGTGAAAGGATCGTCATGCACCGCCCGCTTTGGATCGATTTGCCCTTCCGATACCCGCCACCGAGAGTGACGGTCGACAGGCTCAAGGCTCTGATGCGATTTTCGGGGAAATGA
- a CDS encoding phytoene desaturase family protein has product MSKQVIVLGAGLGGLSAAISLAQEGYRVTIHEKNDKIGGKLNMIRKDGYTFDLGPSILTLPHIFERLFDRSGLTMADYIPIRPVRPHWRNFFEDSEPIDLHPDPAVMAVEARKAGEDPAAVQRFLDYSYKLYDLVNEGYFEKGLDTAKDFSEYYGFWKSTGFDLLRTMHGGVQRHLKTRKMRDIFDYFIKYVGSSAYQAPAFMNCLPAIQFRYDLWYVDGGMYGIAVGLGRLMETLGIEVRLNSPVQEIRRDVDRVIGIVTGDGTFHPADIVVSNVEVIPAHRDLLGEDEVFMKTLEKYEPACSGLVLELGLDTTYPQLAHHNFFFSADQRKHFHSVFRERRLPDDPTIYLVAASRSDPTVAPPGCDSLKILPHIPYIDDRNPLTQADYETFKERVLDKLERMGLTDLRRHIVVEHLWTPLDIREQYNSNKGSIYGVVSDRFKNFAFKAPKQSSRYRNLFFVGGSINPGGGMPMVVQCGQNVCQKIVAWDRN; this is encoded by the coding sequence ATGAGCAAACAAGTCATCGTGCTAGGCGCCGGCCTCGGCGGTCTTTCGGCTGCCATCTCGCTCGCCCAAGAGGGCTACCGGGTGACCATCCATGAGAAAAACGACAAGATCGGCGGCAAGCTGAACATGATCAGGAAGGACGGTTACACCTTCGACCTCGGCCCCTCGATCCTGACCCTTCCGCACATTTTCGAGCGCCTGTTCGATCGCTCCGGCCTGACGATGGCCGACTACATCCCGATCCGGCCGGTGCGCCCGCATTGGCGGAATTTCTTCGAAGACTCGGAGCCCATCGACCTCCACCCGGACCCTGCGGTGATGGCGGTGGAAGCGCGGAAGGCAGGCGAGGATCCCGCCGCCGTGCAGCGCTTCCTCGATTACTCCTACAAGCTCTACGATCTGGTCAACGAGGGCTACTTCGAGAAGGGACTGGATACCGCCAAGGACTTCTCCGAATACTACGGCTTCTGGAAGTCCACCGGCTTTGACCTCCTGCGCACCATGCACGGCGGTGTGCAACGCCACCTGAAGACCCGGAAGATGCGGGATATCTTCGACTACTTCATCAAATACGTGGGCTCCTCCGCCTATCAGGCCCCTGCGTTCATGAATTGCCTGCCGGCGATTCAGTTCCGCTATGACCTGTGGTACGTGGATGGCGGGATGTATGGCATTGCAGTCGGTCTTGGGAGACTGATGGAAACCCTCGGGATCGAAGTAAGATTGAATAGCCCGGTGCAGGAAATCCGCCGCGACGTGGACCGCGTCATCGGCATCGTCACCGGTGATGGCACCTTCCACCCTGCAGACATCGTGGTCTCGAATGTCGAGGTGATCCCCGCCCACCGGGATCTGTTAGGCGAAGATGAGGTCTTCATGAAGACGCTGGAGAAATACGAGCCCGCCTGCTCCGGCCTAGTTCTGGAGCTGGGGCTGGATACGACCTACCCTCAGCTCGCGCATCACAATTTCTTCTTCTCCGCGGACCAGCGAAAGCACTTCCACAGCGTCTTCCGCGAGCGCCGGCTGCCCGATGACCCGACGATCTATCTGGTCGCGGCCTCGCGAAGTGACCCGACGGTGGCACCACCCGGCTGCGATTCGCTGAAGATCCTTCCCCACATCCCCTATATCGACGACCGTAATCCTCTTACCCAGGCGGACTACGAGACCTTCAAGGAGCGGGTGCTGGACAAGCTTGAGCGCATGGGCCTGACCGACCTCCGCCGTCACATCGTGGTGGAGCACCTGTGGACACCGCTGGACATCCGCGAGCAATATAACTCGAACAAGGGCTCGATCTACGGGGTGGTCTCGGACCGTTTCAAGAACTTCGCCTTCAAGGCCCCGAAGCAGAGCAGCCGCTATCGGAATCTCTTCTTCGTCGGCGGGTCGATCAATCCCGGTGGGGGGATGCCGATGGTGGTCCAGTGCGGCCAGAACGTTTGCCAGAAGATCGTCGCATGGGACCGGAACTGA
- a CDS encoding glycosyltransferase — MGPELIVLSLGALHWLISLRMFAALRACGRDRESGAALLEKLSIIIPARNEAHHLPRLLDSLRSQTAAPLEVLVVDDDSTDGTAEVAAAHGATVIQSSPLPAGWRGKSWACEQGAARARGELLMFLDADCWFESGGLEAVLARYPGGAFSVAPYHRVEKPYEELSAFFNLIMIAATVPVNLLGQCLLIRREDYQLGGGHASVKDKILENVCLANKLREAGVRTSSTTGKGTLAFRMYPDGLPSLIAGWTKGFAAGAAATPRSTLILISTWISGLILGLFGCLITPWALLIYLAFAVQLAAMLRRIGNFSSLTALFYPLPLFFYIAVFVRSLGGAGKTVKWKGREVNAG, encoded by the coding sequence ATGGGACCGGAACTGATCGTTCTGTCGCTGGGCGCTCTTCACTGGCTCATCTCGCTGCGGATGTTCGCCGCGCTGCGCGCCTGCGGTCGGGATCGAGAAAGCGGCGCTGCATTGTTAGAGAAGCTATCGATCATCATCCCCGCCCGCAACGAGGCGCACCACCTGCCACGCCTCCTGGATTCCCTTCGTTCACAGACGGCTGCTCCACTCGAAGTCCTTGTAGTGGATGATGATTCCACGGATGGCACCGCAGAGGTAGCTGCCGCTCATGGTGCCACGGTGATCCAGTCGAGCCCGCTTCCCGCGGGCTGGCGCGGCAAGAGCTGGGCTTGCGAGCAGGGTGCAGCGCGCGCGCGTGGCGAGCTGCTGATGTTCCTGGATGCGGACTGTTGGTTTGAAAGCGGAGGCTTGGAAGCCGTGCTCGCGCGTTATCCGGGAGGGGCCTTCTCCGTGGCACCGTATCACCGGGTCGAGAAGCCCTATGAAGAACTCTCCGCCTTCTTCAATCTGATCATGATCGCCGCCACCGTGCCGGTTAACCTGTTGGGCCAATGCCTGCTGATCCGCCGCGAGGATTACCAGCTCGGCGGCGGCCACGCCTCCGTAAAGGACAAGATACTGGAGAATGTCTGCCTCGCGAATAAGCTACGCGAGGCAGGTGTCCGCACTTCCAGCACCACCGGAAAGGGTACGCTGGCCTTCCGCATGTATCCGGATGGGCTCCCCTCTCTCATCGCCGGTTGGACGAAGGGCTTCGCCGCCGGTGCCGCCGCCACGCCACGATCCACCTTGATACTTATCTCGACATGGATCAGCGGACTCATACTTGGCCTCTTCGGCTGTCTCATCACGCCGTGGGCCCTTCTCATCTATCTGGCCTTCGCGGTCCAATTGGCGGCCATGCTTCGCCGAATCGGGAATTTTTCCTCCCTCACCGCCCTATTCTATCCCCTGCCGCTGTTTTTCTACATCGCCGTATTTGTCAGGTCGTTGGGAGGTGCGGGCAAAACCGTGAAATGGAAAGGACGGGAGGTAAATGCCGGGTGA